One Paramisgurnus dabryanus chromosome 8, PD_genome_1.1, whole genome shotgun sequence DNA window includes the following coding sequences:
- the LOC135770497 gene encoding amino acid transporter heavy chain SLC3A2 isoform X2 produces MTLKVEGDPGYGVSAGSRFSGLDASETVPLLIPEPEPHLYTWKPLSKEELVKCAGGPGWKKFRFRLVLAFWIGWVVMLGIAITVIVQSPRAVTPVLLWWQKDPFYRLQPALFVDAESGEPNTISRVSERLPYFKSLRVGALILEGLFRKDGSTPNLTQIDQDVGTLPQFTQLMTESRKAGLRIMLCLCEAVLFEPTASNNTEVRSGTLGNIQYSLRYWLEQGVSGFEICDTDTTFSIKMLMEWNVLMQEFSSQDDERILMVRQTGGSLLLSNTSNLVNGSLVEMVTKSLIPPSHHPLKAPEVGEAIKTILQMPQGYWPSWTVGGEVPWELQRAILVLMMTLPGTPIIKYGDELNPVQDIYVNVSNKDPANGDTTKQDELRRPHALFRSLSQLRAREEALRFGSFTFLPFNTTLSSTTLNSTATPPLAFLRSWGCVHLLVLLNLGSEPHAVEPDWARSLPEDGLFVLSTGLDRIGPVSVRTIILQPHEGIVIKQFETDNSS; encoded by the exons ATGACCCTTAAGGTAGAAGGCGATCCAGGCTATGGCGTGTCTGCTGGGAGTCGATTTTCAGGTCTGGATGCTTCGGAGACCGTTCCCCTGCTAATTCCAGAGCCCGAGCCTCACCTGTACACCTGGAAACCCCTGAGTAAAGAAGAGCTGGTGAAATGTGCAGGTGGACCAGGTTGGAAGAAGTTTCGTTTTCGTCTGGTTCTGGCCTTCTGGATCGGTTGGGTGGTCATGTTGGGAATTGCAATCACAGTGATCGTTCAGAGCCCGCGGGCCGTGACTCCTGTGTTGCTCTGGTGGCAGAAGGATCCATTTTATCGCTTGCAACCAGCACTCTTTGTTGATGCAGAAAGCGGTGAACCCAACACTATCAGCA GGGTGTCTGAGCGGTTGCCGTATTTCAAGTCACTGAGGGTCGGGGCTCTGATCCTGGAAGGGCTGTTTCGTAAGGACGGCTCCACACCAAACCTGACACAGATTGACCAAGATGTAGGCACCCTTCCACAGTTCACGCAGCTTATGACAGAAAGCCGAAAAGCAG GTCTGAGAATAATGCTGTGCCTTTGTGAAGCGGTCCTTTTTGAGCCAACGGCGAGCAATAACACTGAGGTTCGGTCCGGCACTTTAGGAAATATACAG TACTCTTTAAGATATTGGCTGGAACAAGGTGTGTCAGGGTTTGAAATCTGCGACACAGACACAACCTTCTCCATCAAG ATGTTAATGGAGTGGAATGTGCTGATGCAAGAGTTCAGTTCACAAGATGATGAAAG AATTCTGATGGTGAGGCAAACAGGTGGTAGTCTTCTACTATCTAATACATCCAACCTAGTTAATGGTTCACTGGTGGAGATGGTTACAAAGTCACTGATTCCTCCATCGCACCATCCACTAAAGGCCCCTGAAGTGGGTGAGGCCATTAAAACCATTCTGCAGATGCCACAAGGATACTGGCCAAGCTGGACT GTGGGTGGAGAAGTACCGTGGGAACTGCAGAGAGCGATTCTCGTTTTGATGATGACTCTACCTGGGACGCCCATCATCAAGTATGGAGATGAGCTGAACCCAGTTCAG gaTATTTATGTGAATGTGTCTAATAAGGATCCTGCAAATGGAGATACCACAAAACAG GATGAGCTCAGACGTCCTCACGCCCTGTTTCGCTCTCTGAGTCAATTACGTGCCCGTGAAGAGGCTCTCCGCTTCGGCAGCTTCACCTTCCTCCCCTTCAACACCACTTTGTCCTCCACCACCCTCAATTCAACAGCCACGCCTCCTCTAGCGTTCCTGCGCTCATGGGGGTGCGTTCATTTACTGGTGCTGTTAAATTTGGGATCTGAACCCCATGCTGTAGAACCAGACTGGGCTCGTAGCCTACCTGAAGATGGGTTGTTTGTTTTGAGCACTGGACTCGACCGAATAGGCCCTGTGTCTGTACGAACAATAATACTCCAGCCACATGAGGGTATTGTTATAAAACAATTTGAGACTGACAACTCTTCCTGA
- the LOC135770497 gene encoding amino acid transporter heavy chain SLC3A2 isoform X1, which translates to MTLKVEGDPGYGVSAGSRFSGLDASETVPLLIPEPEPHLYTWKPLSKEELVKCAGGPGWKKFRFRLVLAFWIGWVVMLGIAITVIVQSPRAVTPVLLWWQKDPFYRLQPALFVDAESGEPNTISRVSERLPYFKSLRVGALILEGLFRKDGSTPNLTQIDQDVGTLPQFTQLMTESRKAGLRIMLCLCEAVLFEPTASNNTEVRSGTLGNIQYSLRYWLEQGVSGFEICDTDTTFSIKMLMEWNVLMQEFSSQDDERILMVRQTGGSLLLSNTSNLVNGSLVEMVTKSLIPPSHHPLKAPEVGEAIKTILQMPQGYWPSWTVGGEVPWELQRAILVLMMTLPGTPIIKYGDELNPVQDIYVNVSNKDPANGDTTKQGQDELRRPHALFRSLSQLRAREEALRFGSFTFLPFNTTLSSTTLNSTATPPLAFLRSWGCVHLLVLLNLGSEPHAVEPDWARSLPEDGLFVLSTGLDRIGPVSVRTIILQPHEGIVIKQFETDNSS; encoded by the exons ATGACCCTTAAGGTAGAAGGCGATCCAGGCTATGGCGTGTCTGCTGGGAGTCGATTTTCAGGTCTGGATGCTTCGGAGACCGTTCCCCTGCTAATTCCAGAGCCCGAGCCTCACCTGTACACCTGGAAACCCCTGAGTAAAGAAGAGCTGGTGAAATGTGCAGGTGGACCAGGTTGGAAGAAGTTTCGTTTTCGTCTGGTTCTGGCCTTCTGGATCGGTTGGGTGGTCATGTTGGGAATTGCAATCACAGTGATCGTTCAGAGCCCGCGGGCCGTGACTCCTGTGTTGCTCTGGTGGCAGAAGGATCCATTTTATCGCTTGCAACCAGCACTCTTTGTTGATGCAGAAAGCGGTGAACCCAACACTATCAGCA GGGTGTCTGAGCGGTTGCCGTATTTCAAGTCACTGAGGGTCGGGGCTCTGATCCTGGAAGGGCTGTTTCGTAAGGACGGCTCCACACCAAACCTGACACAGATTGACCAAGATGTAGGCACCCTTCCACAGTTCACGCAGCTTATGACAGAAAGCCGAAAAGCAG GTCTGAGAATAATGCTGTGCCTTTGTGAAGCGGTCCTTTTTGAGCCAACGGCGAGCAATAACACTGAGGTTCGGTCCGGCACTTTAGGAAATATACAG TACTCTTTAAGATATTGGCTGGAACAAGGTGTGTCAGGGTTTGAAATCTGCGACACAGACACAACCTTCTCCATCAAG ATGTTAATGGAGTGGAATGTGCTGATGCAAGAGTTCAGTTCACAAGATGATGAAAG AATTCTGATGGTGAGGCAAACAGGTGGTAGTCTTCTACTATCTAATACATCCAACCTAGTTAATGGTTCACTGGTGGAGATGGTTACAAAGTCACTGATTCCTCCATCGCACCATCCACTAAAGGCCCCTGAAGTGGGTGAGGCCATTAAAACCATTCTGCAGATGCCACAAGGATACTGGCCAAGCTGGACT GTGGGTGGAGAAGTACCGTGGGAACTGCAGAGAGCGATTCTCGTTTTGATGATGACTCTACCTGGGACGCCCATCATCAAGTATGGAGATGAGCTGAACCCAGTTCAG gaTATTTATGTGAATGTGTCTAATAAGGATCCTGCAAATGGAGATACCACAAAACA GGGTCAGGATGAGCTCAGACGTCCTCACGCCCTGTTTCGCTCTCTGAGTCAATTACGTGCCCGTGAAGAGGCTCTCCGCTTCGGCAGCTTCACCTTCCTCCCCTTCAACACCACTTTGTCCTCCACCACCCTCAATTCAACAGCCACGCCTCCTCTAGCGTTCCTGCGCTCATGGGGGTGCGTTCATTTACTGGTGCTGTTAAATTTGGGATCTGAACCCCATGCTGTAGAACCAGACTGGGCTCGTAGCCTACCTGAAGATGGGTTGTTTGTTTTGAGCACTGGACTCGACCGAATAGGCCCTGTGTCTGTACGAACAATAATACTCCAGCCACATGAGGGTATTGTTATAAAACAATTTGAGACTGACAACTCTTCCTGA
- the rtn2a gene encoding reticulon-2a isoform X1, with the protein MGQVIGFSHCKEFGTVSSTPDSTPSCSDGGNEESDFPELQTAREWSEDEEGPDIEDTDECLSSSSIWGTPRQNSFELTFSYFALSDSDCSPRRDSGRRRAGGRGSRGSINRTDTAESQLPPDSPAVDWDLSEEGEGDAEQEDLSQTLEPSAQDWIEEFQEKDSATCKRLEEISGIQTHSLKYSHPDESSTAVPHPHGSDPSVSTETTTNLQTVDPSYTTAPAIGRNTQEEQICDLWYSTLNLSEGTTVCLEIAVMDLIYWKDMERTGVVFTGLVVGLLSLFQLSIITVVSTLSLAIMCFTISVRIYYKLLHVLQLGDRVNPFQSYLDLDISLKEEAQHYMQKAIVLACHAVDTLRNLIFVSNLFNSLKFLLLMYLVTYLGNLCNGLTLLIISVIAVFSVPLVYSRHQDKVDSCFAVVQARIDNMKDFFRRLAQGGGPPPDPTPGGAKPKAH; encoded by the exons ATGGGTCAGGTTATAGGGTTCTCCCACTGCA AGGAATTCGGAACAGTGAGCTCAACGCCTGACTCCACCCCTTCCTGCTCTGATG GTGGAAATGAGGAGTCCGACTTTCCTGAACTGCAGACAGCCAGGGAGTGGTCTGAGGATGAGGAAGGTCCAGACATTGAAGATACGGATGAATGTCTCAGCAGCTCTTCCATATGGGGCACACCTCGCCAGAACTCGTTCGAGCTCACCTTCTCCTACTTTGCCCTTTCTGATAGCGACTGCTCACCACGGAGAGACTCAGGGCGGCGAAGGGCCGGAGGAAGAGGCAGCCGAGGTTCGATAAACCGCACGGATACCGCAGAAAGTCAGTTACCTCCGGATTCCCCCGCTGTGGACTGGGACCTCTCTGAGGAAGGGGAGGGAGATGCGGAGCAGGAGGATTTGTCTCAGACTTTAGAGCCCTCCGCACAGGACTGGATAGAGGAGTTTCAAGAGAAAGACTCAGCAACATGCAAACGATTGGAGGAGATCTCAGGCATCCAGACGCATAGTTTAAAGTACAGTCATCCAGATGAATCATCCACAG CAGTACCACATCCTCATGGGTCAGATCCTTCTGTTTCCACGGAAACCACAACCAACCTGCAGACAGTGGACCCATCGTATACAACAGCTCCTGCCATTGGTCGAAATACTCAGGAAGAACAGATCTGTGACCTGTGGTACTCTACTCTCAACTTATCAGAGGGGACAACAGTTTGCTTGGAAATAGCAG TAATGGACCTGATCTACTGGAAGGATATGGAGCGCACAGGCGTGGTGTTCACTGGCCTGGTGGTGGGGCTGCTGTCTCTGTTTCAGCTCAGCATCATCACTGTGGTGTCCACCCTCTCGCTGGCCATCATGTGCTTCACCATCTCAGTGAGAATCTACTACAAACTACTGCATGTGCTCCAGCTGGGAGACAGAGTAAACCCCTTTCA GTCATATCTAGATTTGGACATCAGTTTAAAAGAAGAGGCTCAGCACTACATGCAAAAGGCCATTGTGTTGGCCTGTCATGCTGTGGACACACTGAGGAACCTCATCTTTGTAAGCAACCTGTTCAACTCGCTCAAG TTCTTGTTGTTGATGTACCTGGTGACGTACCTGGGAAACCTCTGTAATGGCCTGACCCTGCTCATCATAA GTGTGATTGCGGTCTTCTCTGTTCCTCTGGTCTACAGTCGGCATCAG GATAAAGTAGACAGCTGCTTTGCAGTGGTACAAGCTCGTATTGACAACATGAAGGACTT CTTTCGTCGGCTGGCTCAGGGTGGTGGGCCACCCCCCGACCCCACGCCCGGTGGAGCTAAACCCAAAGCCCATTGA
- the ppm1na gene encoding protein phosphatase, Mg2+/Mn2+ dependent, 1Na (putative) codes for MRTARRASTMEVPSFLRQLVKETEKMVTFFFKGGRREDYDFENEEDNPSPYLDRPILAKDMEEGGSKWGVNYGMASVQGWRVQMEDAHTCMPEMSGGLPSWSYFAVFDGHAGRTVAQYCAKHLLDFILDKGCVMADEDPDQVKDGIRNGFLGIDRHMHTLARNENWDHSGSTATAVMISPRNIYFINCGDSRTFLCRDGQVVFYTEDHKPCNPREKERIQNAGGSVTLQRINGSLAVSRALGDYDFKEVELKTQTEQLVSPEPEVYELRRTPEDEFLVVACDGVWDAVGNEELCAFVRNRLQVCDDLRDICAQVIDLCLYKGSLDNISIIIICFDSAPKVTPEALQREAALEQIIEQKVEKIIQMMRAKDEDPDLLYVMKFLASEEIPGLPPGGGIISKKDCIIAAYQKYAAAIRSIEAMDIVGSEDSNS; via the exons ATGAGAACAGCCAGGCGGGCTAGTACCATGGAGGTGCCCTCCTTCCTCAGACAGCTGGTGAAGGAGACAGAGAAGATGGTGACCTTCTTCTTTAAGGGTGGGAGAAGGGAAGATTATGACTTTGAGAATGAGGAGGACAATCCAAGTCCGTACCTGGATCGGCCGATTTTGGCGAAGGACATGGAAGAAGGGGGATCAAAATGGGGAGTTAACTACGGCATGGCCTCTGTGCAGGGTTGGCGCGTCCAGATGGAGGATGCCCACACCTGCATGCCAGAGATGTCTGGAGGACTTCCAAGCTGGAGCTATTTTGCTGTGTTTGATGGACATGCTGGAAGAACAGTGGCTCAGTACTGCGCCAAACACCTGCTGGATTTCATACTGGATAAAG GCTGTGTGATGGCGGATGAGGATCCAGATCAGGTCAAAGATGGCATCAGGAATGGTTTTCTTGGCATCGACCGGCACATGCACACCCTGGCACGTAACGAGAACTGGGACCATAGCGGATCAACGGCGACTGCCGTTATGATCTCTCCGCGAAACATCTACTTCATCAACTGCGGTGATTCACGAACCTTCCTTTGCCGTGATGGCCAGGTGGTCTTCTACACGGAGGACCACAAACCCTGCAACCCACGAGAGAAAGAGCGCATCCAGAACGCCGGTGGGTCGGTCACCCTCCAGCGCATCAATGGTTCTCTGGCTGTGTCCCGAGCTCTTGGAGACTACGATTTTAAGGAGGTGGAATTGAAGACCCAGACCGAACAGCTGGTATCACCTGAACCCGAGGTGTACGAACTGAGGCGAACCCCGGAAGATGAGTTCTTGGTGGTGGCGTGCGATGGTGTATGGGATGCAGTTGGTAATGAGGAACTGTGTGCATTTGTGCGTAACCGTCTGCAGGTGTGCGACGATCTGAGAGACATTTGTGCGCAGGTCATTGACCTCTGCCTCTATAAG GGAAGCTTAGACAACATCAGCATCATCATTATCTGCTTCGACAGCGCCCCCAAAGTGACGCCAGAGGCATTGCAACGTGAGGCAGCGTTAGAGCAAATCATTGAGCAGAAAGTGGAAA AGATCATTCAAATGATGAGAGCTAAAGATGAGGATCCTGACCTGCTCTATGTGATGAAGTTCCTGGCATCTGAAGAAATTCCCGGCCTTCCACCAGGTGGAGGAATAATAAGCAA GAAAGATTGCATAATTGCGGCATATCAAAAATATGCAGCAGCCATACGGTCTATTGAGGCGATG GATATTGTCGGATCTGAGGATTCCAACTCGTGA
- the rtn2a gene encoding reticulon-2a isoform X2, which yields MPGTSSHRAEEFGTVSSTPDSTPSCSDGGNEESDFPELQTAREWSEDEEGPDIEDTDECLSSSSIWGTPRQNSFELTFSYFALSDSDCSPRRDSGRRRAGGRGSRGSINRTDTAESQLPPDSPAVDWDLSEEGEGDAEQEDLSQTLEPSAQDWIEEFQEKDSATCKRLEEISGIQTHSLKYSHPDESSTAVPHPHGSDPSVSTETTTNLQTVDPSYTTAPAIGRNTQEEQICDLWYSTLNLSEGTTVCLEIAVMDLIYWKDMERTGVVFTGLVVGLLSLFQLSIITVVSTLSLAIMCFTISVRIYYKLLHVLQLGDRVNPFQSYLDLDISLKEEAQHYMQKAIVLACHAVDTLRNLIFVSNLFNSLKFLLLMYLVTYLGNLCNGLTLLIISVIAVFSVPLVYSRHQDKVDSCFAVVQARIDNMKDFFRRLAQGGGPPPDPTPGGAKPKAH from the exons ATGCCAGGAACTTCATCACATAGAGCAG AGGAATTCGGAACAGTGAGCTCAACGCCTGACTCCACCCCTTCCTGCTCTGATG GTGGAAATGAGGAGTCCGACTTTCCTGAACTGCAGACAGCCAGGGAGTGGTCTGAGGATGAGGAAGGTCCAGACATTGAAGATACGGATGAATGTCTCAGCAGCTCTTCCATATGGGGCACACCTCGCCAGAACTCGTTCGAGCTCACCTTCTCCTACTTTGCCCTTTCTGATAGCGACTGCTCACCACGGAGAGACTCAGGGCGGCGAAGGGCCGGAGGAAGAGGCAGCCGAGGTTCGATAAACCGCACGGATACCGCAGAAAGTCAGTTACCTCCGGATTCCCCCGCTGTGGACTGGGACCTCTCTGAGGAAGGGGAGGGAGATGCGGAGCAGGAGGATTTGTCTCAGACTTTAGAGCCCTCCGCACAGGACTGGATAGAGGAGTTTCAAGAGAAAGACTCAGCAACATGCAAACGATTGGAGGAGATCTCAGGCATCCAGACGCATAGTTTAAAGTACAGTCATCCAGATGAATCATCCACAG CAGTACCACATCCTCATGGGTCAGATCCTTCTGTTTCCACGGAAACCACAACCAACCTGCAGACAGTGGACCCATCGTATACAACAGCTCCTGCCATTGGTCGAAATACTCAGGAAGAACAGATCTGTGACCTGTGGTACTCTACTCTCAACTTATCAGAGGGGACAACAGTTTGCTTGGAAATAGCAG TAATGGACCTGATCTACTGGAAGGATATGGAGCGCACAGGCGTGGTGTTCACTGGCCTGGTGGTGGGGCTGCTGTCTCTGTTTCAGCTCAGCATCATCACTGTGGTGTCCACCCTCTCGCTGGCCATCATGTGCTTCACCATCTCAGTGAGAATCTACTACAAACTACTGCATGTGCTCCAGCTGGGAGACAGAGTAAACCCCTTTCA GTCATATCTAGATTTGGACATCAGTTTAAAAGAAGAGGCTCAGCACTACATGCAAAAGGCCATTGTGTTGGCCTGTCATGCTGTGGACACACTGAGGAACCTCATCTTTGTAAGCAACCTGTTCAACTCGCTCAAG TTCTTGTTGTTGATGTACCTGGTGACGTACCTGGGAAACCTCTGTAATGGCCTGACCCTGCTCATCATAA GTGTGATTGCGGTCTTCTCTGTTCCTCTGGTCTACAGTCGGCATCAG GATAAAGTAGACAGCTGCTTTGCAGTGGTACAAGCTCGTATTGACAACATGAAGGACTT CTTTCGTCGGCTGGCTCAGGGTGGTGGGCCACCCCCCGACCCCACGCCCGGTGGAGCTAAACCCAAAGCCCATTGA
- the rtn2a gene encoding reticulon-2a isoform X3 has translation MTSKVMDLIYWKDMERTGVVFTGLVVGLLSLFQLSIITVVSTLSLAIMCFTISVRIYYKLLHVLQLGDRVNPFQSYLDLDISLKEEAQHYMQKAIVLACHAVDTLRNLIFVSNLFNSLKFLLLMYLVTYLGNLCNGLTLLIISVIAVFSVPLVYSRHQDKVDSCFAVVQARIDNMKDFFRRLAQGGGPPPDPTPGGAKPKAH, from the exons ATGACCAGTAAAG TAATGGACCTGATCTACTGGAAGGATATGGAGCGCACAGGCGTGGTGTTCACTGGCCTGGTGGTGGGGCTGCTGTCTCTGTTTCAGCTCAGCATCATCACTGTGGTGTCCACCCTCTCGCTGGCCATCATGTGCTTCACCATCTCAGTGAGAATCTACTACAAACTACTGCATGTGCTCCAGCTGGGAGACAGAGTAAACCCCTTTCA GTCATATCTAGATTTGGACATCAGTTTAAAAGAAGAGGCTCAGCACTACATGCAAAAGGCCATTGTGTTGGCCTGTCATGCTGTGGACACACTGAGGAACCTCATCTTTGTAAGCAACCTGTTCAACTCGCTCAAG TTCTTGTTGTTGATGTACCTGGTGACGTACCTGGGAAACCTCTGTAATGGCCTGACCCTGCTCATCATAA GTGTGATTGCGGTCTTCTCTGTTCCTCTGGTCTACAGTCGGCATCAG GATAAAGTAGACAGCTGCTTTGCAGTGGTACAAGCTCGTATTGACAACATGAAGGACTT CTTTCGTCGGCTGGCTCAGGGTGGTGGGCCACCCCCCGACCCCACGCCCGGTGGAGCTAAACCCAAAGCCCATTGA